TCCAAAATGACCGGCCTCTATATCCCGGCCGACCTGGCGGTACGCGTCCCTGAAAGGAACCCCCTCTGACACCAGCCGGTTTACCACCTCCACGCTAAACAGGTACTTGTATTTCTCGTCCTTCAGGATATCCTTTTTGATCGAAACATTCCTCAACATCAGTTGCGCCATCCGCAGGCATTCCGTCAGCGTCCGGAAAGCAGGGAACAGGTGCTCCTTCAGGAGTTGCAGGTCCCGGTGATACCCCGAAGGCAGGTTCGTCGTCATCATCATCACTTCCCCCGGCAGCGCCTTGATGCGGTTACAATGCGAGCGGATCAGTTCGAAAACGTCCGGGTTTTTCTTGTGCGGCATAATGCTCGACCCCGTCGTCAGTTCGGCAGGAAAACTAATAAAATCGAAATTCTGGTTCAGGTACAGACAAGCGTCCATGGACAACCGCCCGAGTGTTTCCGCGACCCCGGCCAGGGCCATGGCCACGATGCGTTCCACTTTGCCCCGCCCCATCTGCGCGTAGACGACGTTGTAATTCAGGTCGTCAAAACCCAGCAGTTGGGTCGTCATCGTCCGATTGATGGGAAAGGACGAACCATACCCCGCCGCCGAACCCAGCGGGTTCTTGTTCACCACGGTATACGCCGCCCGGAGCTGTACGGCGTCATCCACCAGGCTCTCCGCATAGGCGCCAAACCACAGCCCGAATGACGAGGGCATCGCGAGCTGGAGGTGTGTATATCCAGGAAAAAGATATTCTTTATACGCCTCGCTTTTCTCCTGGAGCAGGTCGAAGAATTCCCGGACCTCTGCCATCAGTTTTGTCAGTTCCGCTCTCAGGAAAAGCTTTACATCCACCAGCACCTGGTCGTTACGGCTCCGTGCGCTATGGATCTTTTTCCCCGCGTCCCCGAGCATCCGGGTCAACATCAGCTCCACCTGGGAATGAATGTCTTCCACCCCCTCCTCCAGGACAAACCCGGGTTCACTCACCAACGCGAAGATCTCACGGAGTTTTTGCACCAGCACGCCCACCTCTTTGTCTTCCAGGAGCCCCACGCTGCCCAGCATCGTGACATGCGCGATCGAACCCAAGACGTCAAACGGCGCCAGCAGGAGGTCCAGCTCCCGGTCTTTGCCTACTGTAAAGGTTTCCACCTCTTTGAGGGAAACTTTATCTTTTTGCCAAAGTTTTTCCATAATCAATGTTTTTGCACCACGCGCTCCAGCATGGCGATATACCCCTCCAATCCCTCCTTTATCTCTGCGAGGTGAATGTATTCATCCGCCGTATGGCTTCGCGCACTGTCCCCCGGTCCGCACTTCAACGCCGGAAACGGCATCAGCGCCTTGTCGGAGCTGGTTGGCGACCCGTAAGGCGAGCGTCCCAGCGCCAGCCCCGCCAGCACGAGCGGGTGGCGGTCGTCGATCCGCGTCGCCCGCATCCGCATCGACCGGGGCACCACTTCCGAGGCGACGTGTGCCCGGATAATGTCCAGCACTTCCTCGTGCGTATAGGCATCCGTCACCCGGACGTCCACGGTAAACCGGCAAACGGCGGGCACGACATTGTGGGCTTTGTTTTCCGTTTCGATGACGGTAACGCTCATCTTTACGGGGCCCAGCCAGGCCGACTCTTTTTCAAACCGGTACTTCCGGAACCATTGGATGTCGTCGAGTGCCTTGTACAACGCGTTTTCCCCCTCTTCCCGGGCCGCGTGACCCGCCCTTCCGTGGGCCACCCCGTCGAGTACCATCAACCCCTTTTCCGCTACCGCCAGGTTCATTTTCGTAGGCTCCCCCACGATTCCCGCTTCGATCGGCGGCAGCATCGGCAGCAAAGCCTCCACCCCGTTACGTCCCGAAATCTCTTCTTCCGCAGTAATCGCTACCGCGAGGTTATGCTTCAGGCCGCCGCGCTCGTAAAAGTGCAAAAAGGCGCCTACCAGAGACACCAGGCAGCCCCCCGCATCGTTGCTCCCCAGACCGTACAGGCGCCCGTCCTCTACGGCGGGGTCAAACGGGTCCCGGGTATATTGCGGATTGGGTTTGACCGTATCGTGGTGCGAATTCAACAGGAGCGTAGGCCTGGCCGGATCGAAGTGCCGGTTGACGGCCCATACGTTGTTCAGGTAACGGTTCACCGGGACACCCTTTGAACGCAGAAAATTTTCCAGTATGGTCGCCGTCCCGTCCTCTTCCCTGCTAAGCGAAGGCGTCCGGATCAGGGACTTCAATAACTCCACGCAATCTTCGTATAAGTGCGGCATTAGCTCATCTTTTGTGTTGCGGCGACGCGCCGCCGCCGGCGCCTAAGATACGATCAATGTCCCGGAAACCGCGCCCGTCACATTGACGCGCAAATCGGCCGCGTCCCCGATCAAAACCTCCTTTACGCCCGCGTCGATGGCGGCAAAGGCGTTGTCGATCTTTGGGATGATTCCGTCCGCGAGCTTTCCTTCCGCCAGGAGGCGTGCATGATTTTCCCGGTTGATCAGTGGGATCACCGAGTCTTCGTTTTGCAGGTCTTCGAGGACCCCTTTTTTCTCAAAACAATAGATCAGGCGCACCGCATAAGATCCCGACAGGGCCACGGCCAGGGCGGAGGCGATGGTATCCGCGTTGGTATTGAGCATGTGCCCCTTCCCGTCATGGGTCAGTGGGGCCATGACCGGGACCAGCCCGGCGTCCAGCAAGGCTCCCAGGGCGCCCGTATTGACCTTCCCGGGGTCAATGTCCCCTACCCAGCCATAGTCGATCGTCTTCACCGGTCGTTTGTCCGCGGGGATACACCCGGCGTCCGCGCCCGTCAGTCCGATGGCGTTGCAGCCTTTGGCCTGCAGGGCCGCCACGACCTGTTTGTTGACCAGCCCACCATAGACCATGGTCACCAGGTCGATGGTGGCGTCGTCGGTGATCCGCCGGCCCTGTACATATTGAGAAACGATCCCCAGTTGCTCCCCGAGACGGGTGGCGATCTTTCCGCCCCCGTGGACCAGGATCCTGGGGCCGGGGATACCGGCAAAGTCTTCCAGGAACGCGTCCAGGGCCTGCGGATGGTCGATCACATTACCGCCGATCTTTATGACAAAGAGTTGTGTCATGCGCCTTTTAAGATTTCCGCCAGGACCGCCTGCGCCGCCCAAACCCTGTTCCCCGCCTCGCGGGTGACCAGGCTCGCCGGGCTGTCCAGGATTTCGTCGCTCAGCTCGACGTTGCGGCGTACGGGCAGACAGTGCATCACCCGCGCCTTGTTGGTCAATTGCAGCTTTTCCTCGGTCAGCATCCAGTCCGGGTCGTTGCTATAGATTTTGCCGTAGTCGTTGAAGGTGCTCCAGTTCTTTACATACACAAAGTCCGCGTCTTTCAGCGCCTCGTCCTGGTCGTGCGTGATCCGGGCGCCCTTGGTGAATTCTTCAGACAACTCGTAGTCCTCCGGGTGGGTGATGACAAAGTCGGCTTCTCCCCAGGCATTCACCCACTGCGCAAAAGAATTGGCGACACACTGGGGCAATGGTTTGACGTGGGGCGCCCAGGTCAGGACGATCTTTGGTTTCCGCGCCGCGGTATACGCTTCCCTGATGGTGATCAGGTCCGTCAGGCTTTGGAGGGGGTGGAGCGTTGCGCTCTCCAGGCTCACCACCGGAACCCCGGCGTGCTTGACGAACTGCTTGATATATAGTTCACTATAATCGTCTTCCCGGTTCTTTAGGCTAGGAAAAGTACGGATGCACAACACGTCGAAGTATTGCCCCAATACCGGGGCTGCGTCTTTGACGTGTTCCACCGTGCTGCCGCTCATGATGGCTCCTTCCTCGAATTCCAGGGCCCATCCCTCCTTATCCACGTTAAAAACGATCGCCTCCATCCCCAGGTTACGCGCCGCCACCTGTGTGCTCAGACGGGTCCTGAGGCTGGGATTCAGAAAAAGCAGCCCGATCCGCTTCCCCGCGCCTAAGGTGTTGTCCTTGAGGGGGTTCGCCTTGTACGCCAGCGCGCTGTCGATAAGCCGGTTGATATCCGGCACGTCGTGCACAGACAAGAAGTTTTGCATCTTATGAATTTTTGAATTCTGTGTGCAGCGCCTCCAGGAACCGGTCCGCGTCCGCCTGCTCCAGGTTGAGCGCGGGCAGCAGCCGGATCACATTCGGCTTTGATTCCCCTGTAAAGATCCGGTGTTTGGCCAGCAGGTTTTTCTTCAGGTCCTTCCATTCATCGCCGAGGTCAAGCCCGATCATCAACCCTTCCCCTCTGACCTCTTTGATCTGTTTGAACTTCCGGAGCTCTTCCATCCAATACGCCCCCAGCTTTGCCGCGTGCGCGATCAGCCCGTCTTTCGCGATAACTTCCAGCACCGCCAGCGCGGCTGCACACGCCAGATGATTCCCCCCGAAGGTGGTCCCCAGCATCCCGTATTTCGGGTGCAGCTTTGGCGCGATGGAGATCCCCGCCACCGGGAAACCGTTCCCCATCCCTTTGGCCATCGAATAGATGTCCGCGCTTACCCCGCTGTGGTCGTGGGAATAGAACTTCCCGCTCCTGCCATACCCACACTGCACCGAGTCCGCGATAAATATGGCGTCGTACTGGTCACAAAGCCGGCGGATGGCCTGGAGAAAAGCGGTGCTGGCCACGTTGATGCCCCCCACCCCTTGTATGCCTTCGATGATCACCGAAGACACCTGGCTCCCTTCCTTTGCAAAAAAGGTCTCCAGCGTCTCCACGTCGTTAAACGGGAGAAAAACGATGTCCGCCGTTGCATTGACAGGCGCCACGATCGAAGGGTTATCCGTGGCCGCTACCGCCAGGGACGTCCGCCCGTGGAACGACTTGCGGAAAGCCACGATTTTTTTGCGGCCGTTATAAAACGACGCCAGTTTCAGCGCGTTCTCATTCGCCTCCGCCCCGCTGTTGCAAAGGAAAAGCTGGTAGTCTTCCCTACCCGATACTTCGCCCAGCAACCGAGCCAGCTCCACCTGGCCGGGGATACGGACCGAGTTGGAATAAAACCCGACCTTGCCGAGCTGGCTGGTCAGGCGTTGTATATAGTGCGGATGGGTATGCCCGATCGAAATGACCGCGTGACCCCCGTACAGGTCCAGGTATTCTTGTCCTTTGTCGTCATAGACCCGGGAACCCCGGGCTTCGGTGATGGTTATGTCGTTGAGTGGATATACGTCGAAAAGTTGCATGTCGGGTTTTTTAAAAACTTCCGGCCTTCAGGTCAAGCCCCGCTTTCTCCTCCAGACCGAACATCAGGTTCATATTCTGTACCGCCTGCCCGCTGGCCCCCTTGAGCAGGTTATCGATGGCCGAGTGCACCACCAGCTTGTCGCCCGCCTGTTCCAGCTGGATCAGACACTTGTTGGTCTGGATCACCTGCTTCAGGTCGATCGGCTCGGAGCTGACGTGGGTAAAGGGGTGGCCTTCGTAATATCGTCGGTACGCCTCCTGTATGTCCTTTAATGGCGCGGCGCAGGTGACCGTGCTGCTGACAAAGATGCCCCGGGTGAAATTCCCCCTCCAGGGTACAAAGTGTACCGGCGGCTCTACCAGGGGATTCAACGCCTTAAGGGTTTGGCGGACTTCCCGCAGGTGTTGGTGCGTCAGCGTTTTGTAGGCCGACACGTTGTCCGCCCTCCAGCTAAACTGGGTCGTCGCCTGGAGCGACTGGCCCGCACCCGTCGAGCCCGTGATACCGGTCGTATAGGCCTCTTCCAGCCAGCCTTCCTTTGCCAGGGGCAGAAGACCCAGTTGTATGGCCGTCGCGAAACAACCCGGGTTGGCCACGTGCGCGGCTTTTTTGATCGCCTCCCGCTGGTATTCCGGCAGGCCGTAAACGATCGGCTTACCGCCGATGAGGGCCCGCACCCCTTTTTCATCCAGCCGGTAATCCTGGCTCAGGTCGATGATCCGGACCTGCGGCGCAGGCGGCGTCGCTTCCATGAATTTCTTCGATTCCCCGTGTCCCATACACAGGAACAAAACATCCACCTCCGTTGGGAGGACGTCCGTAAACACGAGGTCGGTATCCCCGAGCAGGTCCGTATGGACCTTGTACAGGGGTTGGCCTGCGTTGCTGCGGCTATGGATGGCCGTCAGGGTGACGTGGGGGTGCCTCAGTAAAATACGGATCAGTTCGCCACCGGTATAGCCGGCGCCGCCGACGATGCCCACCCGGATGGGGGCGGCGCCCCCCCGGGCCTGCGCCCCGCTAGACATGACCGCCGGATTTTGCGGCAGCCGCGTCCTGGCCGCCCGTTGCGGGGCCACCCGTTGCGGGCGCCGCCACTTCGTTGACAAGGCTCCAGATCACCGTCTGGTTGCCGAATATTTTTGAAAACCCACGGACGTCCTCGCCGGTCCACCCGTTGTTCATCTCCCCGTATTTCCCAAAGCGGCTGTTCATCAGGTCATGGACCGATTCGATCCCCGTGACCTGGAAGTGATAGGGCTTGAGCTGTACGTAGACGTCCCCGCTGACTTTGTCCTGGGCGCTGGTAAAGAAGGCCTCTATGTCCCGCATGACCGGGTCCAGGATCTGGCCTTCGTGGAGCCAGTTCCCATAAAACAACGCCAGCTGGTCCTTCCAGTTCAGTTGCCACTTGGTCAAAACGTGTTTTTCCAGGGCGTGGTGGGCTTTCAGGATGACCACCGGTGCCGCCGCCTCAAAACCGACGCGGCCCTTGATCCCGATGATCGTGTCCCCGACGTGTATGTCACGGCCGATCCCATAAGGTCCGGCCAGGGTTTGCAGGTATTGGATGGCTTCGGTCGGGTGGGCAAACGTCTTGTCGTTGATCCCCGTCAGCTCCCCCTTGACAAAGGTGAGCTTAACCTCTTCTTCCCCGGTTTTGGTCACCTGGGTAGGCCACGCGGCCTCCGGAAGAAAACCCCTGGAGTTCAGCGTTTCCTTGCCGCCAACGCTCGTCCCCCAAAGACCTTTGTTGATGGAGTATTTCGCCTTTTCCGCGTTCATCTCCACCCCTTTCGTCTTCAGGTATTCGATCTCTTCCTCCCGGCTCAGCCGCAGGTCGCGGATGGGGGTGATGATTTCCACCCCGGGGATCATGATGTGAAAAATCATGTCGAACCGGACCTGGTCGTTGCCTGCCCCGGTGCTTCCGTGAGCCACTGCCACGGCGCCTATCTTTTTGACATGCTCCGCGATGGCGATCGCCTGGCTCAGGCGCTCCGCGCTCACGCTCAGGGGATAGGTATTGTTCTTCAGCACATTTCCGTACACCAGGTAGCGGATGATGCGGTCATAATATCCCTTTACCGCGTCAACGGTCGTATGGCTTTTTACCCCCAGGCGGTAGGCGTGGGCCTCGATCTGTTTCAGTTCTTCGGCGGAAAAACCGCCGGTGTTCACGGTCACCGAGTGAACCTCGTATCCCCGTTCATCGCTCAGGTATTTTACGCAATACGTCGTATCCAGCCCACCGCTGAAACCCAGGACAATCTTTTGCATGTCGAAAGTCAATTAAAAAAAGAAATGAAAGAATTTTTTTACACCCGTGGCACCCTGTTCCTCCTTTTTGGCCGGCTCGTCTTTCTGGCCGTGGAGAAGGGCGTACTTCTTGAAGCGCAACCAGCGCTCATAGAGCTTCAGGTGGTCGCGGATCTCGTGCATGCGGCGGCGACGGCCGAAGTGCGGGTCGTGGGGTTCCGGACCGCCGACGTGCTTGTGATGGCTCGCGGCCTCTTCGGGTGTCGGAGCGGCCATGCCGGCGGCGGCAGGGTTGCCAGCGGCGGCGGGAGTTGCGTCGGCCCCCGAAGCGCCGTCGGCCGCTTTTTCCTTATCCCAGGCCGGGTCATACAACATCCCCGTGCACAAGCAGTTCTTTCTGTTCTTGCTCATCAGGATGTCATAATTCACACAGCTCTGGCAACCTTTCCAAAACTCGTTGTCGTCTGTCAGCTCCGAATACGTCACCGGTTTGTACCCCAGCTCCGAATTGATCTTCATCACTGCCAGACCCGTCGTCAGGCCGAAGATCTTGGCGTCGGGATATTTTTCACGCGACAACTCGAATACCTTTTGCTTGATGCGGGTAGCCACGCCCGAACCCCGGAACGCCGGGCTGACCACCAGACCGGAATTGGCCACAAACTGGCCGTGGCTCCAGGCTTCGATATAGCAAAATCCCACCCAATCACCGGACGGAGTCAGCGCGAT
This region of Dinghuibacter silviterrae genomic DNA includes:
- a CDS encoding GNAT family N-acetyltransferase, which codes for MENHEIIVRIAHSGDGHYAETITEEMAASAAARGTGIAKRSPEYIRTKMDEGKAVIALTPSGDWVGFCYIEAWSHGQFVANSGLVVSPAFRGSGVATRIKQKVFELSREKYPDAKIFGLTTGLAVMKINSELGYKPVTYSELTDDNEFWKGCQSCVNYDILMSKNRKNCLCTGMLYDPAWDKEKAADGASGADATPAAAGNPAAAGMAAPTPEEAASHHKHVGGPEPHDPHFGRRRRMHEIRDHLKLYERWLRFKKYALLHGQKDEPAKKEEQGATGVKKFFHFFF
- a CDS encoding aspartate aminotransferase family protein, translating into MQLFDVYPLNDITITEARGSRVYDDKGQEYLDLYGGHAVISIGHTHPHYIQRLTSQLGKVGFYSNSVRIPGQVELARLLGEVSGREDYQLFLCNSGAEANENALKLASFYNGRKKIVAFRKSFHGRTSLAVAATDNPSIVAPVNATADIVFLPFNDVETLETFFAKEGSQVSSVIIEGIQGVGGINVASTAFLQAIRRLCDQYDAIFIADSVQCGYGRSGKFYSHDHSGVSADIYSMAKGMGNGFPVAGISIAPKLHPKYGMLGTTFGGNHLACAAALAVLEVIAKDGLIAHAAKLGAYWMEELRKFKQIKEVRGEGLMIGLDLGDEWKDLKKNLLAKHRIFTGESKPNVIRLLPALNLEQADADRFLEALHTEFKNS
- a CDS encoding N-acetylornithine carbamoyltransferase, translated to MQNFLSVHDVPDINRLIDSALAYKANPLKDNTLGAGKRIGLLFLNPSLRTRLSTQVAARNLGMEAIVFNVDKEGWALEFEEGAIMSGSTVEHVKDAAPVLGQYFDVLCIRTFPSLKNREDDYSELYIKQFVKHAGVPVVSLESATLHPLQSLTDLITIREAYTAARKPKIVLTWAPHVKPLPQCVANSFAQWVNAWGEADFVITHPEDYELSEEFTKGARITHDQDEALKDADFVYVKNWSTFNDYGKIYSNDPDWMLTEEKLQLTNKARVMHCLPVRRNVELSDEILDSPASLVTREAGNRVWAAQAVLAEILKGA
- the argC gene encoding N-acetyl-gamma-glutamyl-phosphate reductase; this translates as MSSGAQARGGAAPIRVGIVGGAGYTGGELIRILLRHPHVTLTAIHSRSNAGQPLYKVHTDLLGDTDLVFTDVLPTEVDVLFLCMGHGESKKFMEATPPAPQVRIIDLSQDYRLDEKGVRALIGGKPIVYGLPEYQREAIKKAAHVANPGCFATAIQLGLLPLAKEGWLEEAYTTGITGSTGAGQSLQATTQFSWRADNVSAYKTLTHQHLREVRQTLKALNPLVEPPVHFVPWRGNFTRGIFVSSTVTCAAPLKDIQEAYRRYYEGHPFTHVSSEPIDLKQVIQTNKCLIQLEQAGDKLVVHSAIDNLLKGASGQAVQNMNLMFGLEEKAGLDLKAGSF
- the argB gene encoding acetylglutamate kinase, whose product is MTQLFVIKIGGNVIDHPQALDAFLEDFAGIPGPRILVHGGGKIATRLGEQLGIVSQYVQGRRITDDATIDLVTMVYGGLVNKQVVAALQAKGCNAIGLTGADAGCIPADKRPVKTIDYGWVGDIDPGKVNTGALGALLDAGLVPVMAPLTHDGKGHMLNTNADTIASALAVALSGSYAVRLIYCFEKKGVLEDLQNEDSVIPLINRENHARLLAEGKLADGIIPKIDNAFAAIDAGVKEVLIGDAADLRVNVTGAVSGTLIVS
- a CDS encoding argininosuccinate synthase, giving the protein MQKIVLGFSGGLDTTYCVKYLSDERGYEVHSVTVNTGGFSAEELKQIEAHAYRLGVKSHTTVDAVKGYYDRIIRYLVYGNVLKNNTYPLSVSAERLSQAIAIAEHVKKIGAVAVAHGSTGAGNDQVRFDMIFHIMIPGVEIITPIRDLRLSREEEIEYLKTKGVEMNAEKAKYSINKGLWGTSVGGKETLNSRGFLPEAAWPTQVTKTGEEEVKLTFVKGELTGINDKTFAHPTEAIQYLQTLAGPYGIGRDIHVGDTIIGIKGRVGFEAAAPVVILKAHHALEKHVLTKWQLNWKDQLALFYGNWLHEGQILDPVMRDIEAFFTSAQDKVSGDVYVQLKPYHFQVTGIESVHDLMNSRFGKYGEMNNGWTGEDVRGFSKIFGNQTVIWSLVNEVAAPATGGPATGGQDAAAAKSGGHV
- the argH gene encoding argininosuccinate lyase; protein product: MEKLWQKDKVSLKEVETFTVGKDRELDLLLAPFDVLGSIAHVTMLGSVGLLEDKEVGVLVQKLREIFALVSEPGFVLEEGVEDIHSQVELMLTRMLGDAGKKIHSARSRNDQVLVDVKLFLRAELTKLMAEVREFFDLLQEKSEAYKEYLFPGYTHLQLAMPSSFGLWFGAYAESLVDDAVQLRAAYTVVNKNPLGSAAGYGSSFPINRTMTTQLLGFDDLNYNVVYAQMGRGKVERIVAMALAGVAETLGRLSMDACLYLNQNFDFISFPAELTTGSSIMPHKKNPDVFELIRSHCNRIKALPGEVMMMTTNLPSGYHRDLQLLKEHLFPAFRTLTECLRMAQLMLRNVSIKKDILKDEKYKYLFSVEVVNRLVSEGVPFRDAYRQVGRDIEAGHFGFDGEVRHTHEGSIGNLCNDAIRSMMEQVMHSFPFARVGAAENSLLGESSS
- a CDS encoding M20 family metallo-hydrolase, whose protein sequence is MPHLYEDCVELLKSLIRTPSLSREEDGTATILENFLRSKGVPVNRYLNNVWAVNRHFDPARPTLLLNSHHDTVKPNPQYTRDPFDPAVEDGRLYGLGSNDAGGCLVSLVGAFLHFYERGGLKHNLAVAITAEEEISGRNGVEALLPMLPPIEAGIVGEPTKMNLAVAEKGLMVLDGVAHGRAGHAAREEGENALYKALDDIQWFRKYRFEKESAWLGPVKMSVTVIETENKAHNVVPAVCRFTVDVRVTDAYTHEEVLDIIRAHVASEVVPRSMRMRATRIDDRHPLVLAGLALGRSPYGSPTSSDKALMPFPALKCGPGDSARSHTADEYIHLAEIKEGLEGYIAMLERVVQKH